From one Brevibacterium sp. 'Marine' genomic stretch:
- a CDS encoding cytochrome P450 has product MSGADRHRPSRRAMPFDEPAGPPVEQVPLEHGPDLWRIRSFDAARQVLRARHLTTQAGFTAERIPRGVFRRHPILISDGQSHDSQRRELARFFAPAVVADRYGQRIDALAQDTVDRVAAAGRCRLDEVALHFSVAVTSEVVGLTESSIAGMSRRLEGFFTQPPVDLAAPGWGRTRRQWLQAAVNGLIPIARFYLADVRPALRARRRRQRDDVLSHLIGAGHSTSDILVECVTYGTAGMVTTREFITMACWHLLSDGELAAEYLAADRPRRLEILEEIIRLEPVVGHLYRRAQADIDVTAPDRTVTIPAGDLIDVCVRATNTDEEAVGSDPQSLCPVRHTAEAVPAVGMSFSDGAHKCPGQSLALFETDALVHRLLDRGPRLTAEPEIGWDSVISGYRLRGLQLAFDEGSGPGRRQS; this is encoded by the coding sequence ATGAGCGGGGCCGATCGGCACCGTCCGAGCCGACGGGCGATGCCCTTCGACGAGCCGGCCGGTCCCCCGGTCGAGCAGGTGCCCCTCGAACACGGTCCCGACCTCTGGCGCATTCGCTCCTTCGACGCCGCCCGCCAGGTGCTGCGGGCCCGACACCTCACCACTCAGGCCGGATTCACTGCGGAGCGGATCCCCCGCGGCGTCTTCCGCCGCCACCCGATCCTCATCTCCGACGGGCAGTCCCATGACTCACAGCGCCGAGAGCTCGCCCGCTTCTTCGCCCCCGCCGTCGTCGCCGACAGGTACGGCCAGCGCATCGATGCTCTCGCCCAGGACACGGTCGACCGGGTTGCCGCGGCCGGCCGGTGCCGCCTCGACGAGGTGGCTCTGCACTTCTCCGTCGCCGTGACCTCCGAAGTCGTGGGACTGACCGAATCCTCCATCGCGGGCATGTCGCGGCGGCTCGAGGGATTCTTCACCCAGCCGCCGGTCGACCTCGCCGCCCCCGGTTGGGGTCGGACCCGGAGGCAATGGCTGCAGGCTGCGGTCAACGGCCTCATCCCGATCGCTCGGTTCTACCTCGCCGACGTCCGTCCGGCCCTTCGCGCTCGGCGCCGCAGGCAGCGCGATGACGTCCTGTCCCATCTCATCGGGGCCGGACACAGCACGTCGGACATCCTCGTCGAGTGCGTCACCTACGGCACGGCCGGGATGGTCACCACCCGCGAATTCATCACCATGGCGTGCTGGCATCTGCTCTCAGACGGCGAGCTCGCAGCAGAGTACCTCGCGGCCGACCGGCCGCGGCGGCTGGAGATCCTCGAAGAGATCATCCGTCTCGAACCGGTCGTCGGCCACCTCTACCGACGTGCGCAGGCCGACATCGACGTCACGGCACCGGATCGCACTGTGACGATCCCCGCCGGGGACCTCATCGACGTCTGCGTCCGCGCGACGAACACCGATGAAGAGGCGGTGGGGTCCGACCCTCAGTCTCTGTGCCCCGTGCGGCACACCGCCGAAGCCGTCCCCGCCGTCGGCATGAGCTTCAGCGACGGGGCACACAAGTGCCCGGGGCAATCGCTGGCGCTGTTCGAGACCGATGCACTCGTCCACCGCCTCCTCGACCGCGGCCCGCGCCTGACCGCCGAACCGGAGATCGGTTGGGACAGCGTCATCTCGGGCTACCGGCTGCGTGGACTCCAATTGGCCTTCGACGAGGGCTCCGGCCCGGGGAGGAGACAGTCGTGA
- a CDS encoding lycopene cyclase domain-containing protein, with amino-acid sequence MSAFEYLLLMGACVLITLPLELFFRARVYRRWRTVLWALVPVIVIFCLWDVVAIARDHWVYNPRFVTGIHLGNLPLEELVFFIVIPLCALLSYEAVGTVLTAVRRRVRRGSLPRTDSSPRPASQSRPHERTDRRPESEGGGER; translated from the coding sequence GTGAGCGCCTTCGAGTATCTGCTCCTCATGGGTGCCTGCGTCCTCATCACCCTGCCCCTCGAGCTGTTCTTCCGGGCGCGGGTGTACCGCCGGTGGAGAACCGTGCTGTGGGCGCTCGTGCCCGTCATCGTCATCTTCTGCCTCTGGGATGTCGTCGCCATCGCCCGTGACCATTGGGTCTACAACCCGCGATTCGTCACCGGCATCCACCTCGGCAACCTGCCGCTCGAGGAGCTCGTGTTCTTCATCGTCATCCCCCTGTGCGCCCTGCTCAGCTATGAGGCGGTCGGCACCGTGCTCACCGCTGTGCGCAGGCGCGTCAGGCGGGGAAGCCTGCCGCGCACAGACAGTTCGCCTCGGCCCGCAAGCCAGTCCCGGCCACACGAGCGCACTGACCGGCGGCCCGAATCCGAAGGAGGCGGCGAACGATGA
- a CDS encoding lycopene cyclase domain-containing protein, which translates to MSVPEYTIMTVIGMILVVGLELFVFRSGIFGRAKYWAALSICLVFQCFVDGWLTKLSDPIVIYNPQGLSGIRFPWDIPIEDFGFGFAMITAVLMLWQWRLNRHAVASGGEST; encoded by the coding sequence ATGAGCGTGCCCGAGTACACGATCATGACCGTCATCGGGATGATCCTCGTCGTCGGCCTCGAGCTGTTCGTCTTCCGCTCAGGCATCTTCGGCCGGGCGAAGTACTGGGCGGCGCTGAGCATCTGCCTGGTCTTCCAGTGCTTCGTCGACGGCTGGCTGACGAAGCTGTCTGACCCCATCGTCATCTACAACCCGCAGGGGCTCAGCGGCATCCGGTTCCCGTGGGACATCCCGATCGAGGACTTCGGCTTCGGCTTCGCCATGATCACTGCCGTCCTCATGCTCTGGCAGTGGCGACTGAACAGGCATGCTGTGGCTTCTGGAGGGGAGAGCACATGA
- a CDS encoding FAD-dependent oxidoreductase, producing the protein MNRRTAQSRPRDRHAILTPSHPGRPRLVRPKRVTVVGGGIAGLATAAVLAEHGADVHLVEAESSLGGRVRAWSLDGERTMSRGFHAFFRQYYNLRSLLARADPGLDRLVPVTDYPLVGRDGLRDSFARIPRTPPLSLAGFVLTSPSFPLRGLADVDLATAFELIDVDFPDSYRRYDGESAEQFLDRLRFPVGARHLALEVFARSFFAHPADFSAGELVAMFHTYFTGSAEGLLFDVPDDDYDTALWSPLSKYLAEAGVKIETDTAVTALRPPDRTDGWRVETTSGTLESDALVLAADPRSTRTLLAGLEDSIDTDTLGPATAAGSPAAGTGTRKRWLSSVTSQRNAPPFAVLRLWLEDEVNPSRPAFLGTTGYALLDNISVLERFEAGAERWRRAHGGSVVELHAYALGTAHRGSARAMFESEDIDRKAVTRQLLADLHEVYPETADSPIIAQELLIADDCALADTRAYNDRPGVATAFPGLVLAGDAVACEAPVALMERAATTGFMAANELLAGWRVEGTEIWSPPRRGLLRRGLLGALRRSGATRLRRGAGTGR; encoded by the coding sequence ATGAACCGTCGAACCGCGCAATCGCGCCCCCGTGACCGGCACGCGATCCTCACCCCCTCCCACCCGGGCCGTCCGCGTCTGGTCCGGCCCAAGCGGGTGACCGTCGTCGGCGGCGGCATCGCCGGGCTGGCCACCGCCGCGGTCCTCGCCGAGCACGGGGCCGACGTGCACCTGGTCGAGGCCGAGTCCAGCCTCGGCGGACGGGTCCGGGCCTGGAGTCTCGACGGGGAGCGGACGATGAGCCGCGGATTCCACGCCTTCTTCCGCCAGTACTACAACCTCCGCAGCCTGCTCGCACGCGCCGATCCCGGCCTGGACCGTCTGGTCCCGGTCACGGACTATCCGCTCGTGGGCCGGGACGGTCTGCGCGACTCCTTCGCCCGGATTCCGCGGACTCCCCCGCTCAGCCTCGCGGGATTCGTGCTCACCAGCCCGTCCTTCCCGCTGCGTGGTCTGGCCGACGTCGACCTGGCGACGGCGTTCGAACTCATCGACGTCGACTTCCCGGACTCCTATCGCCGCTACGACGGAGAGTCGGCCGAGCAGTTCCTCGACCGGCTGCGGTTCCCGGTCGGGGCGCGGCATCTCGCACTCGAGGTCTTCGCCCGCTCCTTCTTCGCCCACCCTGCGGACTTCTCCGCCGGGGAGCTCGTCGCGATGTTCCACACGTACTTCACGGGTTCGGCCGAAGGGCTGCTCTTCGACGTCCCCGACGACGACTACGACACCGCGCTGTGGTCGCCCCTGAGCAAATACCTCGCCGAGGCGGGGGTGAAGATCGAGACCGACACCGCGGTCACCGCGCTCCGTCCTCCGGATCGCACGGACGGGTGGCGCGTCGAGACGACGAGCGGGACGCTCGAGAGCGATGCACTCGTGCTCGCCGCCGATCCGCGGAGCACGCGGACGCTGCTGGCCGGACTCGAGGATTCGATCGACACCGACACGCTCGGACCCGCGACAGCCGCCGGCTCACCGGCCGCGGGCACGGGTACTCGCAAGCGGTGGCTGAGCAGTGTCACCTCGCAGCGGAACGCGCCCCCGTTCGCGGTGCTCAGACTGTGGCTGGAAGACGAAGTTAATCCGAGCCGCCCGGCCTTCCTCGGCACGACCGGCTACGCTCTGCTCGACAACATCTCGGTCCTCGAACGCTTCGAGGCCGGGGCCGAGAGATGGCGGCGCGCACACGGCGGCTCCGTCGTCGAACTCCACGCCTATGCGCTCGGCACCGCGCATCGGGGCAGCGCGCGAGCGATGTTCGAGTCCGAAGACATCGACCGGAAAGCCGTGACACGCCAACTGCTGGCCGACCTCCACGAGGTCTACCCCGAGACGGCCGACAGTCCCATCATCGCCCAGGAGCTGCTCATCGCCGACGACTGCGCGCTGGCCGACACGCGGGCGTACAACGACCGCCCCGGCGTGGCCACCGCGTTTCCCGGACTCGTGCTCGCCGGTGACGCCGTCGCCTGCGAGGCGCCCGTGGCGCTCATGGAACGGGCGGCGACGACGGGGTTCATGGCCGCGAACGAACTGCTCGCCGGTTGGCGGGTGGAGGGAACCGAGATCTGGTCGCCGCCTCGGCGCGGTCTGCTCCGTCGGGGGCTCCTCGGCGCACTGCGCAGGAGTGGGGCAACGAGACTCAGGCGAGGAGCAGGCACCGGGCGCTGA
- the crtI gene encoding phytoene desaturase family protein, whose amino-acid sequence MNRRFGSAAGSSPRTGVIGGGAAGLATAILLAREGHSVDLFEKNPRLGGRIGVFEREGFRFDTGPSWYLMPEVFEHFFALVGTSADAELDLRTLDPGYTVFSPPGPADAISGAPGHTRALTIPHGRSRVLETFENVERGTRDALDDYLDSAEHTKELALAHFLYNPFTSPRSLLHRDILGALPKLVRQLGTSLTDFAEASFHDPVLRQILQYPAIFLGTDPRRAPAIYHLMSTLDLDQGVSYPMGGFHTIIDALIRLADRSGVRLHTGTAVTHIDTEAAPGRGRTGRRVTGLRWTDEAGHAHRHSADVVVSAADLHHTETQLLDPVDQSFPEPSWTSVTSGPGAVLVFLGIEGELEALPHHSLFFTEDWEANFDAIFGSTQKIASPASVYACRPSATDPTVAPPGHENLFLLIPVPADAGLGAGGDDGGGDPRIEAAADRAIDQIARWADIPDLRRRIRVRRTQGPTDFAEGFNSWLGGMLGPAHTLRQSAMFRRQNSSKAVDGLFYAGATTAPGVGVPMCLISAELVLKRLRRDFGPGPLPIPAQ is encoded by the coding sequence GTGAACAGGCGGTTCGGCTCTGCTGCCGGCAGCAGCCCGCGCACCGGTGTCATCGGCGGGGGAGCCGCCGGGCTGGCCACGGCGATCCTCCTCGCCCGCGAAGGGCACTCGGTCGACCTGTTCGAGAAGAACCCCCGCCTCGGCGGGCGCATCGGCGTGTTCGAGCGTGAGGGCTTCCGATTCGACACTGGGCCCTCCTGGTATCTCATGCCCGAGGTCTTCGAACACTTCTTCGCTCTCGTCGGCACCAGCGCCGACGCCGAACTCGACCTGCGCACGCTCGATCCCGGCTACACCGTGTTCAGCCCACCGGGTCCGGCCGATGCGATCTCGGGCGCCCCTGGGCACACTCGAGCACTCACGATCCCGCACGGCAGGTCCCGAGTCCTGGAGACCTTCGAGAACGTCGAACGCGGCACGAGAGACGCCCTCGACGACTACCTCGACTCGGCCGAGCACACGAAGGAACTCGCGCTCGCCCACTTCCTCTACAACCCCTTCACCTCACCACGCTCCCTGCTCCATCGGGACATCCTCGGCGCGCTCCCGAAACTCGTCCGGCAGCTGGGAACGTCGCTGACCGACTTCGCCGAAGCCTCGTTCCACGATCCGGTGCTGCGCCAGATCCTCCAGTACCCCGCGATCTTCCTCGGCACCGATCCGCGACGGGCACCGGCGATCTACCACCTCATGAGCACCCTCGACCTCGACCAAGGTGTCAGTTACCCGATGGGCGGGTTCCATACGATCATCGACGCCCTCATCCGGTTGGCCGACCGGTCCGGGGTGCGCCTGCACACCGGCACAGCCGTCACGCACATCGACACCGAGGCAGCACCTGGCCGCGGCCGAACCGGACGCCGGGTCACCGGCCTGCGCTGGACCGACGAGGCTGGACACGCACACAGGCATTCCGCCGATGTCGTCGTCTCCGCCGCCGACCTCCACCACACGGAGACGCAGCTGCTCGACCCCGTGGACCAGAGCTTCCCGGAACCCTCGTGGACATCGGTGACGAGCGGTCCCGGCGCGGTGCTCGTCTTCCTCGGCATCGAGGGCGAGCTCGAGGCGCTGCCGCATCATTCGCTGTTCTTCACCGAGGACTGGGAGGCGAACTTCGACGCGATCTTCGGGTCGACGCAGAAGATCGCCTCACCGGCATCGGTCTATGCCTGCCGACCCAGTGCCACCGACCCCACCGTCGCGCCGCCCGGGCACGAGAACCTCTTCCTCCTCATCCCCGTCCCCGCCGATGCGGGGCTCGGAGCCGGGGGCGACGACGGCGGCGGGGACCCGCGGATCGAGGCGGCCGCCGACCGTGCGATCGACCAGATCGCCCGGTGGGCCGACATCCCCGACCTGCGCCGGCGGATCAGAGTGCGCAGAACCCAGGGCCCGACGGACTTCGCCGAAGGATTCAACTCCTGGCTCGGCGGGATGCTCGGACCTGCGCACACACTGCGACAGAGCGCGATGTTCCGACGACAGAACTCTTCGAAGGCAGTCGACGGGCTGTTCTACGCCGGTGCCACGACGGCGCCCGGGGTCGGCGTGCCGATGTGCCTCATCAGCGCCGAGCTCGTCCTCAAACGCCTCCGCAGAGACTTCGGCCCGGGACCGCTGCCGATCCCCGCACAGTGA
- a CDS encoding squalene/phytoene synthase family protein — protein MTSRSRTTTDDLYTRTAEDATRAVIASYSTSFGLAVRLLGARNRHHIRNIYALVRIADEIVDGLAAEAGLAEPEQQEMLGGFVAATHAALSSGVSDNLVIHAFARTARAADIGAELIDPFFASMRADLDRADTASDLGTEEGQTSPVRGFDAKEHAEYVFGSAEVVGLMCLKVFLIDLDRTPAEVARLEYGARQLGAAFQNVNFLRDLADDDQRLGRSYLTPGHRLTEAEKAEWVNTIRQQLAAAQDAITGLPKDARTAVRCACALFTALTDRIATTPVAELYRQRVRVPNAVKARLTAHALMTAAREGRK, from the coding sequence ATGACGTCGCGAAGTCGCACCACCACCGATGACCTCTACACGCGCACCGCCGAGGATGCGACGAGGGCCGTGATCGCGAGCTATTCGACCTCTTTCGGACTCGCGGTCAGACTGCTCGGGGCCAGGAACCGACACCATATCCGCAACATCTACGCTCTGGTCCGCATCGCCGATGAGATCGTCGACGGTCTGGCCGCCGAGGCGGGCCTGGCCGAGCCTGAACAGCAGGAGATGCTGGGCGGGTTCGTTGCCGCCACCCACGCGGCGCTGAGCAGCGGAGTCAGCGACAACCTCGTCATCCACGCCTTTGCGCGGACCGCCCGCGCAGCCGACATCGGCGCCGAGCTCATCGACCCCTTCTTCGCCTCGATGCGAGCAGATCTCGATCGCGCGGACACCGCCTCCGATCTCGGGACCGAGGAGGGGCAGACGTCGCCGGTCCGCGGCTTCGATGCGAAAGAACATGCCGAGTACGTCTTCGGGTCCGCCGAGGTCGTCGGACTCATGTGCCTCAAGGTCTTCCTCATCGATCTCGACCGCACCCCCGCTGAGGTCGCGCGGCTCGAATACGGTGCTCGGCAGCTGGGAGCAGCGTTCCAGAACGTCAACTTCCTGCGCGACCTGGCCGACGACGATCAGCGCCTCGGCCGCAGCTACCTCACCCCGGGACACCGGCTCACCGAGGCCGAGAAAGCCGAGTGGGTGAACACGATCCGGCAGCAGCTCGCCGCCGCCCAGGATGCCATCACCGGACTGCCGAAGGACGCACGCACCGCGGTCCGCTGCGCCTGTGCGCTCTTCACCGCACTGACCGACAGGATCGCCACGACCCCCGTCGCCGAGCTCTACCGGCAGCGGGTGCGGGTTCCGAACGCCGTCAAGGCTCGACTGACAGCTCACGCACTCATGACCGCAGCCCGCGAGGGGCGGAAGTGA
- a CDS encoding GAF and ANTAR domain-containing protein yields MNETSTEPADDHVGIPSDAAAVPAPTDPEAERHRLTAQIGEWARSLVLEPDDLVLKVMVDEALRIIPGVDYASLSIVSRDDIIRSRAPSDMVPERLDALQSELHEGPCFDSIREHRIVRAPDLTDPTPWPRFASSAVAEGVRSMLAFQLFVETDSLGALNLYSKTPRAFDQESEDIGSGVAAHASLALANAQKQGQLYEAVASRDLIGQAKGILMERHKISEHEAFLLLTKVSSKTNTKLREVAEEFVRTGALPGMVTD; encoded by the coding sequence ATGAATGAGACCTCGACAGAACCGGCCGACGACCACGTTGGAATACCCAGCGATGCGGCTGCAGTTCCCGCGCCGACCGATCCCGAGGCCGAACGGCATCGACTGACGGCGCAGATCGGCGAGTGGGCACGCTCCCTCGTGCTCGAACCCGATGACCTCGTCCTCAAGGTGATGGTGGACGAAGCGCTGCGAATCATCCCGGGGGTCGATTACGCGTCGCTCTCGATCGTCAGCCGCGATGACATCATTCGGTCCCGAGCTCCCTCAGACATGGTCCCCGAGCGACTGGACGCTCTGCAGTCGGAGCTGCACGAAGGACCGTGCTTCGACTCCATCCGCGAGCATCGCATCGTCCGGGCCCCCGATCTCACCGATCCCACTCCCTGGCCCCGGTTCGCCTCCAGCGCGGTCGCGGAGGGGGTGAGGAGCATGCTCGCCTTTCAGCTCTTCGTCGAGACCGACAGCCTCGGCGCCCTCAACCTGTACTCGAAGACGCCCCGCGCCTTCGACCAGGAGTCGGAGGACATCGGAAGCGGGGTGGCTGCCCATGCCTCTCTGGCTCTGGCCAACGCGCAGAAGCAGGGTCAGCTCTACGAGGCAGTGGCCTCGCGAGATCTCATCGGCCAGGCCAAGGGGATCCTCATGGAACGGCACAAGATCAGTGAGCACGAGGCGTTCCTGCTGCTCACGAAGGTGAGCTCGAAGACGAACACGAAGCTGCGTGAGGTCGCCGAGGAGTTCGTCCGCACCGGTGCGCTGCCGGGCATGGTGACCGACTGA
- a CDS encoding CBS domain-containing protein gives MTTARELMSPGARCVGENETLEKAAQHMREDGFGSLPICGEDHRLKGMITDRDIVVKCIAEGGDPKTAIVGDLAQGKPVTIGADDNVGEALQTMKDHQVRRLPVIDGHELVGMLAQADVARSEWDTRIGDLVEKMSE, from the coding sequence ATGACGACAGCACGTGAGCTGATGAGTCCGGGCGCGAGGTGCGTCGGCGAGAACGAGACACTCGAAAAGGCTGCGCAGCACATGCGCGAGGACGGTTTCGGATCCCTTCCGATCTGCGGAGAGGACCACCGACTCAAAGGGATGATCACGGATCGTGACATCGTCGTGAAGTGCATCGCCGAGGGCGGAGATCCGAAGACGGCGATAGTCGGGGACCTCGCCCAGGGCAAGCCGGTGACCATCGGTGCCGATGACAACGTCGGCGAGGCTCTGCAGACGATGAAGGACCACCAGGTCCGCCGACTTCCCGTCATCGACGGGCACGAACTCGTGGGCATGCTCGCTCAGGCCGATGTGGCTCGCAGCGAATGGGACACCCGCATCGGCGACCTTGTGGAGAAGATGTCCGAGTGA
- a CDS encoding NAD-dependent epimerase/dehydratase family protein, with the protein MRVAVIGATGNVGTAVLEVLGRAPDITSVLGISRRMPDIEAEPYSGCEWRAIDIAAASSEDTAHRDLTEALTGADAVIHLAWLIQPNSDRDLLRRVNVDGTARVAAAVAAAGVPHLVVASSVGAYSPDDSMDMHDEAWPTEGIRSSHYSVDKAAQERVLDDFCADHPEVVVTRLRPALIFGAPAASEIQRYFLSTWMPVQLLRAGRLPFLPLPAGLRGVQAVHSTDVARAYVASVLRRRSGAFNICADGVLEPKDLAELLDHGRHVPVPNGAVRAALSMGHSSSLVAADAGWLDMGLHVPLMDNARARRELDWEPEYSAMDAARELLKGMADGEGAASVPLRPRDVEHTRLRAADDTSSGHEAPGADEEHSEVDMDLLGLYLSDHLTGATAGAERIERMAADFVDTPVFAALSELAAEIRGEHLYVQHLIGELGLRRRPIAEAVSWVGERVGRLKANGSLLKRSPMTLVLEAELMRSAVIGKLGMWQTLDDNAEGLGLDAEQFREFAQKAEHQREVLDTVHSYARSRAFRRGLAVYDQASGVSPVRGD; encoded by the coding sequence ATGAGAGTCGCAGTCATCGGAGCCACCGGCAACGTCGGTACAGCGGTCCTCGAGGTGCTCGGGCGCGCGCCCGACATCACCTCGGTGCTGGGGATCTCCAGACGGATGCCCGACATCGAGGCCGAACCGTATTCCGGGTGCGAATGGAGAGCGATCGACATCGCCGCCGCGAGCAGCGAGGACACGGCCCACCGCGATCTCACAGAAGCGCTGACCGGTGCCGACGCCGTCATCCATCTGGCCTGGCTGATCCAGCCCAACAGCGACCGAGATCTGCTCCGACGCGTCAATGTCGACGGCACGGCCCGCGTGGCCGCAGCCGTCGCGGCGGCCGGCGTCCCGCATCTCGTCGTGGCGTCCTCGGTCGGCGCCTACTCTCCCGATGACAGCATGGACATGCACGATGAGGCGTGGCCGACCGAGGGGATCCGCTCCTCCCACTACAGCGTGGACAAAGCCGCCCAGGAACGCGTACTCGACGACTTCTGCGCCGACCACCCCGAGGTCGTGGTGACCCGGCTGCGCCCTGCACTCATCTTCGGTGCCCCTGCTGCCTCGGAGATACAGCGGTACTTCCTCAGCACCTGGATGCCCGTCCAGCTGCTGCGCGCGGGCCGGCTGCCGTTCCTGCCGCTGCCCGCGGGACTGCGCGGCGTCCAGGCAGTGCACTCGACCGATGTCGCCCGCGCCTATGTCGCCAGTGTCCTCCGACGCCGTTCGGGCGCCTTCAACATCTGCGCCGATGGTGTGCTCGAACCGAAGGATCTGGCCGAACTGCTCGACCACGGCAGACACGTCCCGGTGCCGAACGGCGCAGTGCGCGCGGCTCTGAGCATGGGCCACAGCAGCTCACTGGTCGCCGCCGATGCAGGATGGCTCGACATGGGACTGCACGTGCCGCTGATGGACAATGCGCGCGCACGGCGGGAACTCGACTGGGAGCCGGAGTACAGTGCCATGGACGCCGCGCGTGAACTGCTCAAAGGCATGGCCGACGGTGAGGGGGCCGCTTCCGTTCCGCTCCGTCCACGCGATGTCGAACATACGCGGCTGCGGGCAGCGGACGATACGAGCAGCGGGCACGAAGCACCGGGTGCGGACGAGGAGCACAGTGAGGTCGACATGGACCTCTTGGGGCTCTATCTCAGCGATCATCTCACCGGGGCCACCGCCGGAGCGGAGAGGATCGAACGGATGGCGGCCGACTTCGTCGACACTCCCGTCTTCGCGGCTCTGTCCGAGCTCGCCGCGGAGATCCGCGGAGAGCATCTGTACGTCCAGCACCTCATCGGCGAGCTCGGTCTCCGGCGCCGTCCCATCGCCGAAGCGGTGTCGTGGGTCGGCGAACGGGTCGGCAGGCTCAAGGCCAATGGTTCGCTGCTCAAGCGCTCGCCCATGACCCTTGTGCTCGAAGCCGAGCTGATGCGCAGCGCGGTCATCGGCAAACTGGGGATGTGGCAGACGCTCGACGACAACGCCGAGGGACTCGGCCTGGATGCCGAACAGTTCCGTGAGTTCGCGCAGAAGGCAGAACACCAACGCGAAGTGCTCGACACAGTGCACAGCTATGCTCGGAGCCGAGCGTTCCGCCGGGGTCTGGCTGTCTACGATCAGGCCTCGGGAGTCAGCCCTGTGCGGGGCGACTGA
- a CDS encoding GvpL/GvpF family gas vesicle protein, protein MNAEGDMLYVYAIVAGDDYAPAVTGIDGNALHIVGRDRGPRAVVHRHTRGPFDGPDDSVRRWVLEHSEVIDDAWQNSPALLPVSFNVIVRSDPETEATATQQLEHWLDDSAETLSARLEELRDTSELRVELSLDAGLLDEVDAEVGEMRTEMESRPAGVRRLLEKRVEKTEKEIVDRAADRIYPEIRARIAAHCLDIEEHRSTSRESGLTPVIMASCLVRSTEIAALGAELTALRKAQPALSIRFLGPWPPYSFADVSISEERNPSSSASDEPTPNPQGETT, encoded by the coding sequence ATGAACGCCGAAGGCGACATGCTCTACGTCTACGCCATCGTCGCCGGCGACGACTACGCTCCTGCCGTCACGGGCATCGACGGTAACGCGCTCCACATAGTCGGACGCGACAGGGGACCGAGGGCCGTGGTCCACCGCCACACCCGAGGTCCCTTCGACGGGCCGGACGATTCCGTGCGTCGGTGGGTGCTCGAACACAGCGAAGTCATCGATGATGCCTGGCAGAACTCACCGGCCCTCCTCCCGGTCTCCTTCAACGTCATCGTCCGCTCGGACCCGGAGACCGAGGCGACGGCGACCCAACAGCTCGAACATTGGCTCGACGACTCCGCGGAGACGTTGTCGGCACGACTCGAGGAGCTGCGCGACACCTCCGAGCTGCGCGTCGAACTGTCCCTGGACGCAGGCCTGCTCGACGAGGTCGACGCAGAGGTCGGCGAAATGAGGACGGAGATGGAGAGCCGTCCTGCAGGAGTGCGCCGACTGCTCGAGAAGCGAGTGGAGAAGACGGAGAAGGAGATCGTCGATCGAGCGGCCGACAGGATCTATCCGGAGATCAGGGCCAGGATCGCTGCCCACTGCCTCGACATCGAGGAACACCGCTCCACGAGCCGCGAAAGCGGATTGACACCGGTGATCATGGCCTCGTGCCTGGTGAGAAGCACAGAGATCGCGGCGCTGGGAGCCGAGCTCACCGCGCTCAGAAAAGCCCAGCCCGCTCTGTCCATCCGCTTCCTCGGCCCGTGGCCGCCGTATTCCTTCGCCGACGTCTCCATCAGCGAGGAGCGGAACCCGAGCAGTTCTGCATCAGACGAGCCGACGCCGAACCCGCAGGGGGAGACAACATGA
- a CDS encoding gas vesicle protein K, giving the protein MTLNVNEESLKHGVLTLVVTLVEVIQEALETQAVRRMEGGDLTEDEQNRLGEALLELDEAMDQIKDQHGITGSVDDLHRGLDDVVDEVVDKLINPARWAEENGKGVE; this is encoded by the coding sequence ATGACGCTCAACGTCAACGAGGAGAGCCTCAAACACGGGGTTCTCACCCTCGTCGTCACCCTCGTCGAGGTGATTCAGGAAGCCCTCGAGACCCAAGCCGTGCGCCGGATGGAAGGCGGGGACCTCACAGAGGACGAACAGAACCGCCTCGGCGAGGCCCTTCTCGAACTCGATGAGGCGATGGACCAGATCAAGGACCAGCACGGGATCACCGGCTCCGTCGACGATCTGCACCGAGGTCTCGACGATGTCGTCGATGAAGTCGTCGACAAGCTCATCAATCCGGCAAGATGGGCCGAGGAGAACGGAAAGGGCGTCGAATGA